DNA sequence from the Kiritimatiellia bacterium genome:
TATTACGAAAAGCTATGACAACACCGCTCTCCTCAAACGCCAAAGCCCGTTGTCGGTTGGACGAATACGACGGTCCGAAACCAAACGTACTTGCCCAAGCAGGAACAACCTTCCAGCTATAATGGATCCTTGTTGCAGCGATCGCTTCATGTCGAAGAATAGCCCCGACACTAACACGCAAGAGCTTTCTCCAGAATGCAGATGATAGAATCCCCAAAACTATCCTCCTGTGTTACCTGATTCTCAATTAGGTGAATGATGCGAATTAGGAGCGTTTATTCCGACTCACTTACGCTCCTGAGGAAGTGGGCCTTGCACCACCAACAAATCGTGAATGACTACTCGCCCATCTAGTACCGACCTCGGTTGCGAATACGATGCGTTCGAACCGGACGCCAGTCCCGCAAAAAAACTCCGGGCACGGACTCACACGAACTGCTCGAGCGCACCCGGTGGAACAGGTTTGGCACGATTGATTGTATGCACGACATTATCAACAAGCGGGGAATCCGCAAAATCCGTGACAGACTTCGAAATCACAGTTTCGACTCTCAAGCAATCATTCTATAGCGACAAAGCCACATTGAAACCGCTTCTTTCCCTTACGCCCAGATTCGCTCGCAGAATTTTCGTCGTAAGCCCGACCCTTCCCAAACTCTGCTCGAGACTCCCTTAAATCACTTTCCTCTCGCCATGACTCGCGCACCGGCTGAAGCGCAATTTCCATTGACACGGAAACTGCTGCGAGACACCGTGCAACGGGCAAAGAGGCGCGAAATGAGCATCAACCGGCATCTGGACCAATTCATGCGGGCTTTTCCCCACGAGGCCCTGACGTTCGACGACGTGTCGCTCGTGGCGGAATACGCCGATTTTCTGCCCGCGGAGGCCGACCTGACCACGCGCCTCTCGCGGAATATCCAATTGAATATCCCGTTCCTCAGCTCGGCCATGGACACGGTCACCGAGTCCCGCATGGCGATTGCGATGGCCATGCTGGGCGGCATCGGGATCATCCACAAGAATCTCACGATCGAGCGGCAAAGCGCGCTCGTACGCGACGTCAAACACCACCTGAACGGCCTGATCGTCTCGCCCGTCACTTTCCGCGACTCGCAAACCATCGAGGACGTCCACCGGACCCGTAAGGAAAAAGGCTATGCCTTCAGCGGATTTCCGATCCTCAATGACGAGGGGAGGCTCGTCGGCATCCTGACCTCCTCCGACATCAAGTTTGTTCGGGATCCCCGGACCCGCATTCGGGATGTGATGACCACGGCACTCATCACGGCGCCCCGCGGCACCACGCTCGAACAGGCCTATGAGATCATGGTGAAAAACAAAATCGGCAAACTCCCGCTCGTCGAAGATGGGCGGCTCGTCGGCCTTTACAGTTTCTCGGACGTCAGCACTCTCATTCAAAACATCCAGCCGCTGTACAACCGCGACGCGGAATATCGGCTGCGCGTCGGCGCGGCGGTCGGTCCGGCGGATCATGATCGCGTCGCCGCCCTCGCGCAGGAACATGTGGACGTGCTGGTCATTGATACCGCACACGGCCACAGCAAGGGGGTCCTTGAGATGACCCGCTGGATCAAGCAGCACTACCCCCACATCGATGTGATCGCGGGGAATATCGTGACGGGCGACGCTGCCATTGCCCTTCGCGACGCCGGCGCGGACGCTGTCAAGGTGGGCATCGGCCCGGGTTCCATCTGCACCACTCGCGTGGTCACCGGCGTGGGCGTGCCGCAAATCACCGCAATCTATCAGGTCGCGGAGGCGCTCGAGGAAACGATTCCGATTATCGCCGACGGCGGAATTCGCTACTCCGGCGATGTCACCAAGGCGATCGTCGCCGGCGCGCACAGTGTCATGATGGGGTCGCGCCTCGCCGGCACCGAGGAATCGCCGGGCGAAAAAATCATTTATCAGGGCCGCCAATACGTGGCCTACCGTGGCATGGGCAGCCTCGGTGCCATGCAAACCAACCGCGGAAGCCGCGAACGCTACGGCATCGCAGACACGCCGGACGACGACCTCGTCCCTCAGGGTATTGAGGGCATGGTCCCTTACGCTGGCACTGTGAAGCAGGTCCTCACCCAGTTTTGCGGAGGTCTGCGCGCGGCTATGGGATTCTGCGGGTGCCGAACGATTGAAGAGCTCCGCGCGCGCGGCAAGTTCGTCCGCATCACCGCCGCTGGCATCGCCGAAGGCCATCCCCACAATGTCACCATCACCAAAGAGGCGCCGAACTACCGAACCTAGCCTTCATCGGCATCTCCGCCGCGCGGACGGCCTTTTCTCGTACTTATAAAAGTCATCGCGGCAACTGCGATTTTGCTCGTTTGCGCGCCTAATGGCGGGATATGCTACACGGCGTTGCCGCGCGTCGCGGCCTTGCGCCCATGAACATGAATATGCTCCCCGACCTCCTCATCCTCCTTTTGGCCGCATCTGCAACGTTCCTCGCCGGGTGGTCGCTCGGCCGGGCCGCCGCCCGCCGCGCGGCATCCCATGAAACCAACGAATGGATCCGGCGCGCCCGAGACGCTGAAACACAGTCCGCCACACTGGAAGGCGAGGCACGCCAGCTCCAGGGCCAACTGGACACACTCCGCCGCGAATTCGAAGAGCTGCGAAACCGTCTGGACGCCGAACTGCAGGCGCGCGTCCGCGCCGAAACGCAGGCCCGCGAGGCAGCGGCCCGCCTAGAGGCGGAACGGAGCCTGCTGGACGACGCGCGGACAAAACTGTCCGACACTTTCAAAGCCCTCGCGGGCGATACTCTCGCTGCCAACACCGGCGAGTTTCTCAAACTGGCGCGCGCATCTCTCGAAAAGATTGTCGCCGACGCGCGGGGCGATATCAGCCAACGCCAGGCCGCCATCGACGCCCTCGTCCGGCCCATCTCGGAGACCCTCGCCAGAATGGAGTCCAACCTCCGCGAATTCGAAAAGAACCGCGCGGAATCCTTCTCCGGCCTCCGCGAACAGATCAATCAGCTCGTCTCCGCCCATCAACTGCTGCAACGCGAAACAGCCAACCTGGTCCATGCGCTGAAGACTCCCCAGACTCGCGGCCGCTGGGGCGAATTGACGCTGCGGCGCGTCGTCGAATTGGCTGGCATGACCCAGCACGTCGATTTTGAGGAGCAGGTCCACGTACAAGCAGAAGGCGAACGCGCACGAGCAGATCTAGTGGTCCGTCTCCCCAATGACCGCGCCGTCATCGTCGACGCCAAGGTCTCCATGTCCGCCTTTCTCGCCTCCGTCGAGAGCGATTCCGAAGAGGCGCGGGAACGGGCCCTTGTTCAGCACGCCCAGCAGATGCGCGCGCACGTGGACCAACTCGCAAGCCGCGAATACTGGGGAAAATACGAGCACTCCGCGGAATTCGTCGTGATGTTCGTGCCCGGCGAAGCCTTCCTGTCCGCCGCGGTTATGAAAGCGCCTGACCTCATCGAATATGCGCTTATGCGGAAGGTCATCCTCGCGACGCCTGCGTCATTCCTGGCCCTTCTCAAGGCCATCGCCTATGGATGGCGCCAGGCGAGCGCCGAGCAAAATGCGAAGGAGATTTGCGAACTCGGCCGACAGCTCCACGAGCGCATCGCCATCTTCATCGATCACCTCAACAACGCCGGTCAAAAACTCCGCAGCACCGTCGAAGCCTACAACCAGGCCGTAAGTTCGTTTGAGTCCCGGCTGATCCCCTCCGCCCGCCGATTGAGCGATCTCGGGGCGGCCTCGTCGCGCACACTGGAGAATCCCAATACCCTCACAGTGGTCCCGCGATCCCTCGAGCCGCCCGCCTAGGTTCGGCCACGCAGATCAGCCCTGTCCCGCCGTCTTCAGGATGATTTCAGCGGCGGCCCGGTCGCCGCCCGTTGCAACACGTGCTACGGGTTCTGGTGCAGTTTCAATCGCCTCTAACGCACTGCGAAGGTCGCCGCGGTACAACTGTTCTGCGGGAAGATGGACGCTGCGATAATACTGCCGAACCGCGGCCTCAAGGATCGGATACTCGCGAAAGTCCGTTCGTTCCACGTAGATGATAGGCTTCCCGTTGACCGCACAGTCGGAGAGCACGCCAAAACCCGGCTTCGTCAACACCGCGTCGCAACTGGCCAGAACATCCGCATAGGAAACCGCGCGCCGGTCGACAGCCCGAAAATTAGGCCCGTCCCATCGGAGGGGCAGAACGGTGAAAAACTCCCAGTCGACCAGACGGCTCACCGCGCGCAACGCGGCCTCTTCCCACGCCAACTCGGCGAACGACAAAAGCACCCACCGCTTCGAGGGGTCCGCGCCGGTCAGCGAAGCCAGCTCCCTCCGCCGCGGGGTACCTGGCCGCGCGGTGACGCCGATCTCCACGCGCCGCGGAAACGCCGCCATAGGCTCCGCAAACGGCATACGCATCAACAGGCTGCTCAGGGAATACCCGCGCCGGAAACGGGCAACGATTTCCGCCCAAGCCGGGTCGCGCGAAACAAACTCTTCGTAGATCCAGTCCCACCCGAAATTCCCCGCCGCCAGCGCGGGGATGCCCTCGAGGGCCGCCGCCTCGAGAGGAATCGACGGAATGTCGCAAACAACGGCGGCCGCCCCGCTCTCCCGCAAAAAGCGCCGCTCCTCCGCCAGAACCGCGTCGGCCCGCCGCAGCCACTCCACACACGCCGCCAGCGTTGCGGGCACATCCACGCGCACCGAATCGATCTGGACCATTCCGACGTCGAAGCGAGCGCGACGAAACGCACAGCGAAGCCCTCCAAGCCGCGCCTCCAGAAACGGCGCCGGAAGGTCCGACACCACGATCAGCGGAACTTCCGCGTCGGCCTCACGTACGGCGCGCAAAATGTCGCACGACCGCGCCCCGTGCCCGAACCCGTGCGACGTAATGTAATACACGACCGGAGAGGGCGCCTTCATCTCGCCAAGGTTCTGCCGGCGAGCGGCCCGGTTTTCAACGCTATTGTGGGACCTCGCGAAATGCCGGCACGGGGCTACCGAGCGCAAACCCTCCGCTGGGCCCTCGTCGTTTCACAGGGCGAGGAAATTCCATGCGATGGAAGCCGCGCCGAATTTTTCCATCGCATGGAATTTTTTCTGAAAATTTTTCCATGCTATGGAAATTTTCCCGAAAATTTTTCCATAGAATGGAAATTTTTCCGGCAGTTTTTCCATCGCATGGAAATTTTTCGGGCCGTTTTTCCATGCCATGGAAATTCGGACGCGTCGACCTCCTTGCGACGCTAAACGCTGCGCCACCACTCCCACTGAGGTCGCTAGAGGCTGCGCGGACGACGGTTCGCGCGTGTTGTCAGTCGAAGTCCGTCACTCGGCGGCGTTTGGCTTTCACGTCCGAGCGGCGGCGCTTTTCCTCCACCATCTGTTTTTTCTGAGCGCGG
Encoded proteins:
- the guaB gene encoding IMP dehydrogenase, with product MRAFPHEALTFDDVSLVAEYADFLPAEADLTTRLSRNIQLNIPFLSSAMDTVTESRMAIAMAMLGGIGIIHKNLTIERQSALVRDVKHHLNGLIVSPVTFRDSQTIEDVHRTRKEKGYAFSGFPILNDEGRLVGILTSSDIKFVRDPRTRIRDVMTTALITAPRGTTLEQAYEIMVKNKIGKLPLVEDGRLVGLYSFSDVSTLIQNIQPLYNRDAEYRLRVGAAVGPADHDRVAALAQEHVDVLVIDTAHGHSKGVLEMTRWIKQHYPHIDVIAGNIVTGDAAIALRDAGADAVKVGIGPGSICTTRVVTGVGVPQITAIYQVAEALEETIPIIADGGIRYSGDVTKAIVAGAHSVMMGSRLAGTEESPGEKIIYQGRQYVAYRGMGSLGAMQTNRGSRERYGIADTPDDDLVPQGIEGMVPYAGTVKQVLTQFCGGLRAAMGFCGCRTIEELRARGKFVRITAAGIAEGHPHNVTITKEAPNYRT
- the rmuC gene encoding DNA recombination protein RmuC yields the protein MNMLPDLLILLLAASATFLAGWSLGRAAARRAASHETNEWIRRARDAETQSATLEGEARQLQGQLDTLRREFEELRNRLDAELQARVRAETQAREAAARLEAERSLLDDARTKLSDTFKALAGDTLAANTGEFLKLARASLEKIVADARGDISQRQAAIDALVRPISETLARMESNLREFEKNRAESFSGLREQINQLVSAHQLLQRETANLVHALKTPQTRGRWGELTLRRVVELAGMTQHVDFEEQVHVQAEGERARADLVVRLPNDRAVIVDAKVSMSAFLASVESDSEEARERALVQHAQQMRAHVDQLASREYWGKYEHSAEFVVMFVPGEAFLSAAVMKAPDLIEYALMRKVILATPASFLALLKAIAYGWRQASAEQNAKEICELGRQLHERIAIFIDHLNNAGQKLRSTVEAYNQAVSSFESRLIPSARRLSDLGAASSRTLENPNTLTVVPRSLEPPA